A window from Esox lucius isolate fEsoLuc1 chromosome 16, fEsoLuc1.pri, whole genome shotgun sequence encodes these proteins:
- the LOC105016391 gene encoding ADP-ribosylation factor-like protein 6 isoform X1, producing the protein MGLLDKLTVWLGLKKKEVNVLCLGLDNSGKTTIINQLKPSNQSLFGPLSDDWKHISQVKTQTQDIVPTIGFNIEKFKSSSLSFTVFDMSGQSRYRNLWEHYYKESHAIIFVIDSGDKLRMVVAKEELDTLLNHQDIRSRRMPVLFFANKSDLRESMSSVKVSQLLCLENIKDKPWHICSSDAVKGDGLQEGVDWLQEQIAQSYQSDEDLMK; encoded by the exons ATGGGCCTGTTAGATAAACTAACGGTATGGCTGGGGCTGAAGAAGAAAGAAGTGAACGTTTTGTGTTTGGGACTAGACAATAGCGGGAAAACCACCATCATCAACCAACTCAAACCCAGTAAT CAAAGCTTATTTGGCCCACTCTCAGACGACTGGAAACATATTAGTCAGGTTAAG ACCCAGACACAAGACATTGTCCCAACTATTGGCTTCAACATAGAAAAGTTCAAGAGTTCAAG TTTGTCCTTCACAGTCTTTGACATGTCTGGCCAGAGCAGGTACAGGAACCTATGGGAACATTACTACAA AGAGAGTCACGCCATTATATTTGTCATTGATAGCGGAGACAAGTTACGAATGGTTGTTGCCAAGGAGGAGTTGGATACTCTTCTCAATCACCAAG ACATCCGCAGTAGGAGGATGCCGGTGCTGTTCTTTGCTAATAAGAGTGACCTGAGAGAGTCCATGTCTTCGGTCAAAGTCTCTCAGCTGCTCTGTCTTGAGAACATCAAGGACAAACCTTGGCACATCTG TTCCAGTGATGCTGTAAAGGGAGATGGTCTACAGGAGGGAGTGGACTGGCTACAAG AGCAAATTGCACA ATCGTATCAAAGCGACGAAGACTTGATGAAATGA
- the LOC105016392 gene encoding F-box only protein 47, giving the protein MATLPRKCISQRFHRRRCREPYPVRTITTRSQDRGSGCFFERLPAEVFDMVLDRLSVLEISVFSMVSKAISRYVMNHVSTQAWRNRKILQKLQPHQSSYPPSKNDTDTLSHYKALGLLYKRCTLLLPTKDRLKFIYSTFSQVPCFMMLECTASTDCPFFSSYGAFLQTLIAGWDELECHRVFVFLCDFTNLPQKIKSVVTGKPGVCQRLELQIRGFCRQVLLEPWSSHRDTLFWLTRILQPWPMVSQARLLFILYGPLLPDGSLGWQELLGAGVPQCSLWDLAKALILLHSNLEATDWTTDTVMGILEELTVLPRAWHVESVARLLVLCGNTLCYSILASKALNGRLFEISQLLVYLVLVCEKEGYCMNWSVRMVQQVCQVFSSPADRWSFIQSIENMFSEVTMEMYEVVMAGNHHEDMETFGSLCSVLNASAHFHTEVVYMFLKD; this is encoded by the exons ATGGCGACTTTACCCAGGAAATGTATATCTCAGAGGTTTCACCGCCGGCGGTGCCGCGAGCCCTACCCGGTAAGAACCATCACTACCCGGAGTCAGGACAGGGGAAGTGGCTGTTTCTTTGAAAGGTTACCCGCAGAGGTCTTCGACATGGTCCTGGACAGACTCTCTG TTCTGGAGATCAGTGTGTTCAGCATGGTATCCAAGGCCATCAGTCGCTACGTTATGAACCACGTCTCTACTCAGGCTTGGAGGAACAGAAAGATCCTACAGAAGCTCCAGCCCCATCAATCGTCCTATCCTCCTTCCAAAAATGACACTGACACGCTGAGCCACTACAAAGCGCTGG GGTTGTTGTACAAGAGGTGTACCCTGTTGCTACCCACAAAGGACAGGTTAAAGTTCATATATAGCACGTTCTCCCAG GTCCCCTGCTTCATGATGCTCGAGTGCACTGCCTCCACAGACTGCCCTTTCTTCTCCAGCTATGGAGCCTTCCTGCAG ACGCTGATTGCGGGCTGGGATGAGCTTGAGTGCCATCGGGTTTTCGTCTTCCTCTGTGACTTCACAAATCTTCCCCAAAAGATCAAGTCGGTGGTCACTGGAAAGCCAG GGGTGTGTCAGAGGTTGGAGCTGCAGATCCGCGGGTTCTGTCGGCAGGTTCTGTTGGAGCCGTGGAGCAGCCATAGGGACACTCTGTTCTGGCTCACTAGGATCCTCCAGCCCTGGCCTATGGTGTCTCAGGCCAGGCTACTGTTTATCCTGTATGGACCACTGCTGCCTGATG GTTCTCTGGGCTGGCAGGAGTTGCTAGGGGCAGGAGTACCCCAGTGTTCTCTCTGGGACCTGGCCAAGGCTCTGATCCTGCTACACAGCAACCTGGAGGCTACAGACTGGACCACGGACACCGTAATGGGCATACTGGAGGAGCTTACAG TGCTGCCCCGGGCTTGGCATGTGGAGAGTGTGGCCAGGCTGCTGGTCCTGTGTGGGAACACGCTGTGTTACAGCATTCTCGCTAGCAAGGCTCTCAATGGACGTCTCTTTGAAATCTCCCAACTGCTCGTCTATCTCGTATTG GTGTGTGAGAAGGAAGGCTACTGTATGAACTGGTCGGTGAGGATGGTGCAGCAGGTGTGCCAGGTGTTCTCGTCGCCGGCCGACAGGTGGTCTTTCATCCAGAGCATTGAGAACATGTTCTCTGAGGTTACCATGGAGATGTACGAGGTTGTCATGGCCG GTAACCATCATGAAGACATGGAGACATTTGGGAGCCTCTGTAGTGTCCTTAATGCCAGCGCTCACTTTCACACCGAGGTGGTCTACATGTTCCTTAAGGACTGA
- the LOC105016390 gene encoding claudin-14, which translates to MASMAVQLLGFFLGLLGLVCSVVATVLPHWRRTAYVGTNIITATAYMKGLWMECAWHSTGIYQCEIHRSMLSLPPDLQVARALMVLSCLTSTLAALVSSVGMKCTRCARGSPTKHALAVSGGVCFLSAGALCLITVCWTTNDVILDFYNPILPEGVKYEIGLAVYLGYVSACLSLTGGGILCLKCNGRSGNALPLHVPRHGHPPSPPVFSAVDTPAPPHRPPTVLRGNHSPSCTSASSSGYRLNDYV; encoded by the exons ATGGCCAGCATGGCGGTCCAGCTGCTGGGCTTCTTCCTGGGTCTGCTGGGTCTGGTGTGCAGTGTGGTGGCTACTGTGCTTCCCCATTGGCGGCGGACAGCCTATGTGGGTACCAACATCATCACAGCTACTGCCTACATGAAGGGCTTGTGGATGGAGTGTGCGTGGCACAGCACAGGCATCTACCAGTGTGAAATACACCGCTCAATGCTGTCTCTGCCCCCCGACCTGCAG GTGGCGCGAGCGCTGATGGTGCTGTCCTGCCTAACCTCCACCCTGGCAGCCTTAGTGTCCTCTGTAGGGATGAAATGTACCCGCTGTGCCCGTGGCTCACCCACCAAGCATGCCCTGGCTGTCAGCGGAGGGGTCTGCTTTCTGTCTGCGGGCGCGCTCTGCCTCATCACCGTCTGCTGGACCACTAATGACGTCATCCTGGACTTCTACAATCCCATTCTACCCGAAG GTGTGAAGTACGAGATTGGCTTGGCGGTGTATCTGGGCTACGTCTCGGCCTGTCTGAGTCTGACGGGAGGAGGAATCCTCTGTTTGAAATGCAACGGCCGGTCCGGGAACGCCCTTCCTCTCCATGTCCCCCGTCACGGCCAccctccttctccccctgtCTTCAGTGCTGTGGACACCCCGGCGCCCCCGCACCGTCCCCCCACCGTCCTGAGAGGAAACCACAGCCCCTCCTGCACCTCCGCGTCCAGCAGTGGTTACAGGCTCAACGACTATGTCTGA
- the LOC105016391 gene encoding ADP-ribosylation factor-like protein 6 isoform X2: protein MGLLDKLTVWLGLKKKEVNVLCLGLDNSGKTTIINQLKPSNQSLFGPLSDDWKHISQVKTQTQDIVPTIGFNIEKFKSSSLSFTVFDMSGQSRYRNLWEHYYKESHAIIFVIDSGDKLRMVVAKEELDTLLNHQDIRSRRMPVLFFANKSDLRESMSSVKVSQLLCLENIKDKPWHICSSDAVKGDGLQEGVDWLQEQIAQCFEELHT, encoded by the exons ATGGGCCTGTTAGATAAACTAACGGTATGGCTGGGGCTGAAGAAGAAAGAAGTGAACGTTTTGTGTTTGGGACTAGACAATAGCGGGAAAACCACCATCATCAACCAACTCAAACCCAGTAAT CAAAGCTTATTTGGCCCACTCTCAGACGACTGGAAACATATTAGTCAGGTTAAG ACCCAGACACAAGACATTGTCCCAACTATTGGCTTCAACATAGAAAAGTTCAAGAGTTCAAG TTTGTCCTTCACAGTCTTTGACATGTCTGGCCAGAGCAGGTACAGGAACCTATGGGAACATTACTACAA AGAGAGTCACGCCATTATATTTGTCATTGATAGCGGAGACAAGTTACGAATGGTTGTTGCCAAGGAGGAGTTGGATACTCTTCTCAATCACCAAG ACATCCGCAGTAGGAGGATGCCGGTGCTGTTCTTTGCTAATAAGAGTGACCTGAGAGAGTCCATGTCTTCGGTCAAAGTCTCTCAGCTGCTCTGTCTTGAGAACATCAAGGACAAACCTTGGCACATCTG TTCCAGTGATGCTGTAAAGGGAGATGGTCTACAGGAGGGAGTGGACTGGCTACAAG AGCAAATTGCACA GTGTTTTGAGGAACTTCATACCTAG